Within Calditrichota bacterium, the genomic segment CGCCTTGATATCGCGCATGTCCTCCGAAAGCCCGGACAGCCCTTTCAGCCCTCCGTTCTTGGTGCATTCCTGCAGCGCCTGCTCTAAGGTGATGCCCTTTTTCTTCATGATGTACGGCAGCACGAAGGGGTCCATGTCACCGATGCGCGTCCCCTGGATCAGTCCCGATTGCGGCGTGAAGCCCATGGAGGTATCGATGGACACGCCGTTCTTGATGGCGCACAGGGAGGATGAGCCGCCGAGATGGCAGGAGATGATGCGATGTCGGTCCGGAGGGAGCTTGAGCACCCTCACTGTCTCCTGGGCGACAAAACGGTGCGAGGCACCATGGTAGCCATAGCGCCGCACGCCATATTTCGCGAACCACTCGTAGGGCGCGCCGTAGACTTTGGCATAGTCTGGAGCTGACGTGTGGAAACCAGGCTCGAACACGCCCACCAGCGGTGTTGCCGGCAACAGCTCCCGGAACATACGGATGGCCGCCAGATAGGGCGGATTGTGTGCCGGTGCGAGCTCGGCAAAGTCCTCCATGGCCTGGAGAACTTGATCCGTGAGGAGTACCGAGCCACTCAGCTCCCCGGCCTGCACCGTCTTGAACCCCACGCCGTCGATCTGGGCCAGGCTGGTGAGCACGTGGTGTGGTGGGCCAGTGAGAAAGTTGAGGGCCTGTTGTACGGCCTCGCGGTGGCTGGCAATCGCGGCAGTATTGCGTGCCACCTGCGCGCCGCCCACCCAGAAGGTGAGCGTAGCCTCCGAGGAACCGATGCGCTCCACGTGGCCGCGCGCCCGCTCGATCTCCGCCGGCATCTCCAACAGTTGGAACTTTAGGCTGGTGGAGCCGATGTTGCAAATGATGAGGTTCACGGCTGCTCCTTGGAGTGCCTTTGGTCAAGGACGATGAAACAGGGCCTCGGCGGGAATGGGCTGTTTGTCAATTCCTGGCCCAGCCCACAGGACCTCTAACACGTCGCCGCCCGTCCTTTCGAAAAAGGTGACCGTGATAGGGTGGAAGCCTGCCGCTAAGGGGATTGCCCCGCTGCGCTCCAGCGCGCCATGCAGCCCGTCGTTGTCTACTACCTGTTGTCCGGCGACGAAGAGGCGACTGCCGTCATCAGAGACGGTGAAGAATCGGTACACGCCGTCCTTGGGGACGCTCACGAAGCCGGTGTAGCGGAAGCCAAAGTGCTCGCTGGTGTCGCGCGGCGCAAAGTCGAAGGTAGACACCGTGCCCGATTTGGCGGGTGGCAGCGAGTCAAAGTCAGGCAGCACGTCCCACACCCCGTGGTAGAACTCGTAGCGCAGCCCGTGCGCAAGGCCAGCGACCTGGGCTGCCGGAATGGGAGGGACTTTCAAAAAGTCGGCCTGGCTGACCGCGGAAAGTGGTTTTTTGCCCCGAAAGCACCGAGCTTTCACGGAGGTTGTGGCAGCCAACCGCAGGGGGCCTGTGGCCAGCGGCGAGCGGGCGGTAGGCTCGCTGCCGTCGGTGGTATAGCGCACCTCCAGCCCTTGCAGCGGGGAAGTGATGCGCACGGCCAGGGAGTCAACAAAGATGTCGTTCTCTGCCTCGATGAGCGGGGGGCGAACCACTTGAGGCGGGCCGTAGACGTCCAGCACCACCACCGAGTTGACGCTGTCCGGTGCTTGCGCCGGCACCCGAATGACCAGCGCGTCCTCCTTGCGCATCACTTTGAGGGCCTTGCGCGGGTCGGCGAGGAGGAAAGCCTTGTGCGGCCTGTTGAGAATTCCTGGAACCGTGAGGCTGCCGTCGCGCGGCCAGTCAAACACGTGCAGGTAGAGGCGAGTGCGCTTGCCAGTCAGCGCTTTTTGCGTGCAGCGGCCCCATGGCAAGATCGCGAAGGGGCTTGCCTGCGTGCCGTAGATGGCCTCGCCGTTCACGTGCATCCACCTGCCGATGGCTTTGAGGCGCTCGACGCATGGCTTAGGAAATTCTCCTTCCGGCGTGGGGCCCACGTTGAGGAGGAAATTGCCGCCCTTCGAGGCAATGTCCGCCAGCGTGCAGATCAGTTCCGTGGCCGATTTCCAGTCGTGGTCGTACTTGTTGTAGCCCCAATGGCGATTCATGGTCATGCAGGTCTCCC encodes:
- a CDS encoding alpha-L-fucosidase, producing MRENRRVRRRIRLGALVLLFAMVGAMNAQKLPETPAERDARMHWWREARFGLFIHWGLYAIPAGEWQGNTEHGEWILHTAQIPLEQYEQFLHQFNPVKFDADQWVRLAKEAGMRYIVITSKHHDGFCLFDSKHTDYDVMSTPFKRDIMRELAEACAKHGLKICWYHSIMDWHHPDYLPRRPWEKRPAAGADFARYRQYLHGQVTELLTNYGPIGVMWFDGEWEDTWRHEYGVELYNLCRRLQPQVIVNNRVDVGREGMAGLNREGEFVGDFGTPEQEVPATGLPGVDWETCMTMNRHWGYNKYDHDWKSATELICTLADIASKGGNFLLNVGPTPEGEFPKPCVERLKAIGRWMHVNGEAIYGTQASPFAILPWGRCTQKALTGKRTRLYLHVFDWPRDGSLTVPGILNRPHKAFLLADPRKALKVMRKEDALVIRVPAQAPDSVNSVVVLDVYGPPQVVRPPLIEAENDIFVDSLAVRITSPLQGLEVRYTTDGSEPTARSPLATGPLRLAATTSVKARCFRGKKPLSAVSQADFLKVPPIPAAQVAGLAHGLRYEFYHGVWDVLPDFDSLPPAKSGTVSTFDFAPRDTSEHFGFRYTGFVSVPKDGVYRFFTVSDDGSRLFVAGQQVVDNDGLHGALERSGAIPLAAGFHPITVTFFERTGGDVLEVLWAGPGIDKQPIPAEALFHRP
- a CDS encoding acetate/propionate family kinase, with protein sequence MNLIICNIGSTSLKFQLLEMPAEIERARGHVERIGSSEATLTFWVGGAQVARNTAAIASHREAVQQALNFLTGPPHHVLTSLAQIDGVGFKTVQAGELSGSVLLTDQVLQAMEDFAELAPAHNPPYLAAIRMFRELLPATPLVGVFEPGFHTSAPDYAKVYGAPYEWFAKYGVRRYGYHGASHRFVAQETVRVLKLPPDRHRIISCHLGGSSSLCAIKNGVSIDTSMGFTPQSGLIQGTRIGDMDPFVLPYIMKKKGITLEQALQECTKNGGLKGLSGLSEDMRDIKAAIARGDQRALLARNKFIYDIKRYIGEYLVLLEGVDAIAFAGGIGQSDAELRAEVLASLAFLGMKVDHERNQSHAPIISADDSRIAALVVRTNEELVVARETMRVIQSKGQ